In Paenibacillus segetis, the genomic window CGGACTTTTTTTGAATGAGGGAGATGAGATGTAGCATATGACGATATTACAAATCCAAGATTTGAAGAAATATTACGGTAAAGGTGAACATGTCGTAAAGGCGTTAGATGGTATTTCATTAACGGTGGAGAAGGGAGAATTTGTCGCCATCGTTGGCACCAGTGGAAGTGGGAAGAGTACGCTACTCCATATGCTCGGTGGACTTGACCGCGCAACGGAAGGTAAAGTTCACGTGGATGGAAATGATATTTTTGCTATGGATGATGATAAGCTGACGATTTTTAGACGAAGATCGGTAGGGTTTGTGTTTCAGAGCTATAATCTGATCCCGATTCTTAACGTGTATGAGAATATTGTGCTTCCGATTGAGTTAGATGGTGCGAGAATAGATAAAGGCTATGTAAATCAAGTTATTGAAACGTTGGGATTGAAAGAAAAAATAAACAATCTGCCAGCGAATCTGTCCGGGGGACAACAGCAACGGGTAGCGATTGCCAGAGCATTAGCTACGAAGCCTTCCATCGTATTGGCTGATGAGCCAACGGGGAATCTGGACAGCAAGACAAGCCAAGAGGTGCTCATTCTCATGAAACAAATGAGTCAGAAGTTTAATCAGACGATCGTGATGATTACTCATAATGAGGAGATCGCCCAAACCGCTGATCGAGTTATCCGCCTTGAGGACGGTCAAGTCGTAAGCCGTTCCCAAGCTGGCGGGAGGTAAGCTTATGATCACAACAAGCAATAGGCAGACCGTTTCCCGCATTGCTAAGAAAAGTATCAAGGCTAACCGAATGCGTAGCCTTATGATCGTATGTGCCGTGGTGCTCACCACGCTTCTGCTAACTTCGGTGTTTACATTGGCGTTGAGTATTAACAAATCCATGGAATCGGCCAGTATGAAGACGTCAGGAAGTGATTATCATGGTAGCTTCAAATATCTGAACCAAGATGAGGTTCATAAGCTGATTCAGCATCCCTCGATCAAGGAATATAGTAGGGCGACAGTGGTTGGTGATGTTAGTAGTGGTGCATTTAAGTCTAATAGGATAGAAATTAACTATGTAGACGAGAACTATCCTGAACATAGCTTTATACATTTTACGGAAGGTGGTCTGCCTTCAGGCGAGAATGAGATCGCTATGAATACCTGGGAGCTCGATTTACTAGGAGCCCCTCACAAGTTGGGTACCACGGTGAGTCTTGACATCGACATAGATGGCTCTACAGGTGATAAAGTTATATCACAGGATTTTGTCTTATCTGGTTATTTCGAAGCGGATCAATATGTCGCCATGTCAGGTTTGGCTTTTGTATCGGAAGCATTTGTGAAGCAGAATATTGCGGATATCGATCCAGCTCAGTCGAAGGCTAACGGGTCCTATACGAATACGACTAGACTCGAAGTGATGTTTAATAACTCATTGGATATTGAGGGGAAAATACAGAAGGTACTCTCTGATACTGGACTAGATGTACCCTATGGCGTGAATTGGGCCTATTCCAGTGTATCTATATTTGATGATTGGACGAATATCATTCCTTATGTTCTGCTTATCTTAATCATTATGCTGAGCGGATACCTACTCATCTATAATATCTTTCATATTTCTGTTGTCAGGGATATTAAGTTCTATGGGTTAATGAAGACGATTGGGACAACACCGAAGCAGCTTAGGAAGCTCATCTCGATTCAAGCCAATTGGTTATATATTGTCGGATTACCTATTGGGTTGATCTTGGGTTATGGCGTAGGCTACTGGTTAACTCCTATGTTGGCAACCTCTTTTTCAAGTATAGAGATGGAAGCAAGTTATTCCGTCAATCCAATCATTTTCATTGGTGCAGCCTTATTCTCTTATCTGACAGTACGTATCGCGGCTAGCAAACCAGGTAGGACTGCATCAAGAATTTCCCCTGTAGAGGCAGTTAAATATGCCGGAATAAGTGGCAGCAATAGTAGCAAGAAGATCAAGAGATCGCTGGGCGGGGCCAAGCTGTCCAGAATGTCTATGGGCAACTTACTAAGAAACAAGAAAAAGCTGTTTCTGATGCTTGCTTCCTTATCTCTAAGCATTATTTTGTTCAGTATTATCTACACGGTGATTGCTTCATTTGACGTGAATAAATACTTGAACACATTTATATCAGGTGACTTTGTAGTGAAGGAAGAATCCTTTGATCGAAGGGGATCGAGTACTACAGATGAATACATGTTGTCAGAAGAGGTTGCAGATATTTTGAGGACAATTGATGGGGTTGAGAGTTTAGATAAGGTTTATTTTAAATTTAATACACTTCCCATTGATGATACGATTGCGGCGGTACTTGAACCGCTTAGTGCTGCACCGAGTCCTGACCCGTATATTTCATATATTTTGGAAAGTGGGTCAATTCAGCAATATATATATGGTATTGATAAAGGTTGGTATGACGTACTTAAGCAGAGCGATATTTTGGAAGGAACGTTTGACCGTGATAAGTTTGAGTCCGGGGATTATATCATGGTGAGCCAAGCAACGTTGGCTGAGGATGAAGAAGCCAGTTATTATCATCCGGGCGATAAGATTAAGCTAGGTGACAAGGGGAAAAGTTATGAGGTGATGGCGGTATTGAAATCCGAAGCATTGATTGCGGCTGGAACGATGTCTTTTTCATCGGGTGGTAACGTCTATTTCCCTGCTAAAGAGTTGAAATCAACCTTTACTGAATCACAGATTTTGTCTGTCACCCTGCATACAGATCCTGCTAAGTTGGATCAAGTAGACCGTACCGTAAGGGCATTTGCCGATGCTAGTAAGGGACTCACTGTGAGATCTAGGGACGATTATAAGCAGGAATTGGCTGGTTTTATGAATATATTTAAAACAATTGGTTATGGCTTAAGCTTTATTATTGGATTGATCGGGGTACTTAACTATATCAACACCGTTATTACCGGGGTAGTTTCCCGTCGCAATGAGTTTGCGATCTTGGAGAGTATCGGGATGACGAAGAAGCAGATGAAGCGGATGTTGGTATACGAAGGATTTTATAGCATCATGTTCTCAGCTCTTATTGTAGGAACACTAGGGATGTTCCTGACCTATAGCATCGCCAAGACGATATCGGATAATATGGCATTTACTGTGTTCCGCATGAATGTTTGGCCAATTGTTGGCGTTATAGTCATCCTATTTGGCATCGCTTATGTAGTGACGATCATTGCTTATCGAATGCTCTCCAAAGCAACAATCGTCGAAAGATTACGAGAAGCGGAGTAGATTAGGCAACTTTCTTGGCTGGTTTCTGCTCGTTAACATACAAGGCTATAGCTAGAACTAAGCCGACTGCTACGAGTAGGGAGCCCATCCATGGTAGCGACGAGAGGCCCATATGTGTGATGATCCAGCCACCGAGAAAAGCTCCAGCGGCATTACCAAGATTTCCTGCCGAATGGTTCGAGGTGGATGCTAGCGCAGGTGCTTCTTGTGCCAGATTCATAATTCGCACCTGTAGTCCTGGCATAACCGCAAAGGAGGCAGCTCCCCATAGGAAGATGGTGATGACTGCAGCGATAGGGTTGTGAACGGTGAATGTAAAAATAGCGAGTATAACACTAATCGTCAAATACAGTCCTAGAATGGTAGGCATCAGCTTCCAGTCGGCCAGCTTACCGCCAACGATGTTACCCATAGTTACACCACAACCGAATAATACTAAGATCCAGGTGACACTATGTTCTGCAAATCCGGTAATCTGTTCGAGCATAGGAGTGATGTAGGTAAATACGGTGAATAAGCCTGCATTACCTAGGGCCCCGATGAGCAGCACCAGTAACAGTTTGGATTGAGCTAGCGCTTTTATCTGTTTAACCAGACTGGATCCTTCTTCCTGTCTAATATGAGGAATGAACACAAGGATGCCAAAGAATGCGATAACGCCCATTATCGCAATTGCGCCAAAAGAGGCTCTCCAACCTAAATTTTGACCGATGAATGTGCCAATAGGAACACCGATAATATTAGCAATAGTTAGTCCAGCCATCATGATCGAGACGGCTCCAGCCCTTTTGTCTGGACGTACAAGATTGGAGGCAATGACCGCCCCAACGCCAAAGAATGTCCCATGAGTAAGCGCGGTAATCATGCGAGCTCCCATCAGAATCGTGTAATTGGGAGCAATAACAGCAATCCCGTTGCCGATTACAAACAGGATCATAAGGAGACAAAGTAACATTTTTTGCGGGAGT contains:
- a CDS encoding ABC transporter ATP-binding protein — encoded protein: MTILQIQDLKKYYGKGEHVVKALDGISLTVEKGEFVAIVGTSGSGKSTLLHMLGGLDRATEGKVHVDGNDIFAMDDDKLTIFRRRSVGFVFQSYNLIPILNVYENIVLPIELDGARIDKGYVNQVIETLGLKEKINNLPANLSGGQQQRVAIARALATKPSIVLADEPTGNLDSKTSQEVLILMKQMSQKFNQTIVMITHNEEIAQTADRVIRLEDGQVVSRSQAGGR
- a CDS encoding ABC transporter permease; its protein translation is MITTSNRQTVSRIAKKSIKANRMRSLMIVCAVVLTTLLLTSVFTLALSINKSMESASMKTSGSDYHGSFKYLNQDEVHKLIQHPSIKEYSRATVVGDVSSGAFKSNRIEINYVDENYPEHSFIHFTEGGLPSGENEIAMNTWELDLLGAPHKLGTTVSLDIDIDGSTGDKVISQDFVLSGYFEADQYVAMSGLAFVSEAFVKQNIADIDPAQSKANGSYTNTTRLEVMFNNSLDIEGKIQKVLSDTGLDVPYGVNWAYSSVSIFDDWTNIIPYVLLILIIMLSGYLLIYNIFHISVVRDIKFYGLMKTIGTTPKQLRKLISIQANWLYIVGLPIGLILGYGVGYWLTPMLATSFSSIEMEASYSVNPIIFIGAALFSYLTVRIAASKPGRTASRISPVEAVKYAGISGSNSSKKIKRSLGGAKLSRMSMGNLLRNKKKLFLMLASLSLSIILFSIIYTVIASFDVNKYLNTFISGDFVVKEESFDRRGSSTTDEYMLSEEVADILRTIDGVESLDKVYFKFNTLPIDDTIAAVLEPLSAAPSPDPYISYILESGSIQQYIYGIDKGWYDVLKQSDILEGTFDRDKFESGDYIMVSQATLAEDEEASYYHPGDKIKLGDKGKSYEVMAVLKSEALIAAGTMSFSSGGNVYFPAKELKSTFTESQILSVTLHTDPAKLDQVDRTVRAFADASKGLTVRSRDDYKQELAGFMNIFKTIGYGLSFIIGLIGVLNYINTVITGVVSRRNEFAILESIGMTKKQMKRMLVYEGFYSIMFSALIVGTLGMFLTYSIAKTISDNMAFTVFRMNVWPIVGVIVILFGIAYVVTIIAYRMLSKATIVERLREAE
- a CDS encoding MFS transporter, with product MNSSQTIQGKSQVPRARPSFPISILSLTLGAFAIGMTEFVIMGILPNVAEDLHVSISQAGQLITTYALGVAVGAPILTILTHRLPQKMLLCLLMILFVIGNGIAVIAPNYTILMGARMITALTHGTFFGVGAVIASNLVRPDKRAGAVSIMMAGLTIANIIGVPIGTFIGQNLGWRASFGAIAIMGVIAFFGILVFIPHIRQEEGSSLVKQIKALAQSKLLLVLLIGALGNAGLFTVFTYITPMLEQITGFAEHSVTWILVLFGCGVTMGNIVGGKLADWKLMPTILGLYLTISVILAIFTFTVHNPIAAVITIFLWGAASFAVMPGLQVRIMNLAQEAPALASTSNHSAGNLGNAAGAFLGGWIITHMGLSSLPWMGSLLVAVGLVLAIALYVNEQKPAKKVA